A region of Pyxidicoccus trucidator DNA encodes the following proteins:
- a CDS encoding IF-2 protein: MNAAGQQGFGYRARRTFTRLIVFTLILGLTGVSVFLLSQLNARTFTLALLDGQLAVMKGRNAPMGAVPYRPGDPRLADAYAPIAVEGQDVTALVQQKFTERDELDRALFPLLEALARPRIASDEPARVDQGLYYLRRAEKLSGITEEQSLTLKKLMTDVAYYQARQKLEDARRLVGDALTQLKMAAESESRHARSANQMLTAVTPPARELEEALRRAVHTLSGPEAARQPPPQPAPEPPAPAPAPTGSTPEGTPPPAPVPEVQDAGDTP; the protein is encoded by the coding sequence ATGAACGCAGCGGGACAACAGGGTTTCGGCTACCGGGCCAGGCGCACCTTCACGCGGCTCATCGTCTTCACGCTCATCCTCGGCCTGACGGGTGTGAGCGTCTTCCTCCTCTCCCAGCTCAACGCGCGCACCTTCACCCTGGCCCTCCTGGACGGGCAGCTGGCGGTGATGAAGGGCCGCAACGCCCCCATGGGCGCCGTCCCCTACCGCCCCGGGGACCCGCGGCTGGCGGACGCCTACGCCCCCATCGCCGTGGAGGGCCAGGACGTCACCGCGCTCGTCCAGCAGAAGTTCACCGAGCGCGACGAGCTGGACCGCGCCCTCTTTCCCCTCCTGGAGGCCCTGGCGCGCCCCAGAATCGCCTCGGACGAGCCCGCCAGGGTGGACCAGGGCCTCTACTACCTGCGTCGCGCTGAGAAGCTCTCAGGCATCACCGAGGAGCAGAGCCTGACGCTCAAGAAGCTCATGACGGACGTCGCCTACTACCAGGCCCGCCAGAAGCTGGAGGACGCCCGCCGCCTCGTGGGCGACGCCCTCACCCAGCTCAAGATGGCCGCCGAGAGCGAGAGCCGCCACGCCCGCAGCGCCAACCAGATGCTCACCGCCGTCACGCCCCCCGCCCGGGAACTGGAAGAAGCCCTCCGCCGCGCCGTCCACACCCTGAGCGGCCCCGAGGCGGCACGGCAGCCCCCGCCTCAGCCCGCCCCGGAGCCGCCGGCTCCCGCACCTGCACCTACAGGTAGCACCCCGGAAGGGACGCCGCCCCCGGCGCCGGTTCCGGAGGTCCAGGACGCAGGCGACACCCCCTGA